The following proteins come from a genomic window of Nitrosopumilaceae archaeon AB1(1):
- a CDS encoding DUF5011 domain-containing protein: MTHSYSEQNATTDDDSPVTIGGDTVNSSLVGNYTVTYDSVDSAGNNATQVNRLVIVSDTIPPVITLNGNSTITLFVGATYNEQNATTDDGSPVTIGGDTVDTNTEGNYTITYNSADSSGNNATQVDRTVIISNASDTTPPVITLIGNATVYVELDSSYSEQNATTDDGSLVTIGGDTVNSSLVGNYTVTYDSTDSAGNDATQVNRLVIVRDTIPPVITLNGASTITLSINSTYNEQNATTDDGSPIVIGGDTVNTDTEGNYTITYNSADSSGNNATQVNRIVIISDAPDDTPPVITLIGNATVYVELGSSYSEQNATTDDGSLVTIGGDTVNSSLVGNYTVTYDSTDSSGNDATQVNRLVIVRDTTPPVITLNGNSIITLFVGATYNEQNATTDDGSPIVIRGDTVDTNTEGNYTITYHSTDSSGNNATQVNRTVIISVPDTTPPVITLNGNNIVYVELGSSYSEQNATTDDGSPIVIRGDTVDTNTEGNYTITYHSTDSSGNNATQVNRTIVVRDTTPPTVVGTPIYNTVTNTLTITFSENVTITDSLEFVLSGSNNSFGVINYTNNPTLVVTYPSAVSRSYIINQATLSNNLTLTGLGITDAANNSLVAVILEYTTLYSPIITLDGNATIYVEQGTSYSELGAATHDGSTIVIGGDTVNPDTLGNYTITYDSTNSVGDAIQVNRTVIVRDTIAPTVVGTPVYDAQTHTLSITFSENVSITNPSQLLIGFVFPSNINYTNNPTLVLTFNSTATESIFNVFIESVDGTRVTINANSIVDTANNGILTNNPSFSVQNIISSDDQVLSPATIHVDAPLILTPEHQNVTINYVATTLNTTNITAGLTAKLVSTNVITVMIPTSTIITHDGTWDSQFLAPRTATITIPSTTVGQTTTSHVTITAITLGDVTIDLNLGDTVASIVFENQGGNNHNIYYVNTIGSTPTQILSCGTSNIAEINTLLTTTSTNECFVDDNTHVAIYTTHLSTFALTSSTSTTSTQAPAPIPFTSSGGGSSSGGGGGSANRIFTGGQAPIIVEAIIHKVSWEVTDDKKLVEIIASPSSDDAFVTISSSKLGVIATQLSLTQPYSDRAVYLGLVSSDERLVSVKASVYSNTFFTSEKKLVDVSQPTGSITFDSTLPVASTGTIMDNKTIMDNKTIKDDKTIKDDKTIKDDKTIKDDKTIKDDKTIKDDKTIKDDKTIKDDKTIKDDDSTTTPPGEGGCLIATAVYGTELSQQVQMLREIRDTTLMTSLPGISFITSFNQIYYTFSPVIADAERENPLLREIIQTILYPLLSSVSIMTMADDSENSVLALGLLVIAINLLIYVGLPTLAFVYLHKKIKSVKLVS, encoded by the coding sequence TTGACTCATTCCTACTCTGAGCAAAACGCCACTACTGATGATGACTCTCCAGTAACAATTGGTGGTGACACTGTAAATTCATCTCTCGTGGGAAATTATACCGTCACATATGACTCTGTTGATTCAGCAGGAAATAATGCCACCCAAGTGAATAGGCTTGTAATTGTTAGTGACACTATTCCCCCAGTAATCACACTGAATGGCAATAGTACCATAACACTATTTGTTGGCGCTACATATAATGAGCAAAACGCCACTACTGATGATGGTTCTCCAGTAACAATTGGTGGTGACACTGTAGATACAAATACTGAAGGCAATTACACCATCACATACAACTCTGCTGATTCATCAGGCAATAATGCCACCCAAGTTGATAGAACTGTAATAATTTCTAATGCATCAGATACTACTCCCCCAGTAATCACACTAATTGGTAATGCTACTGTTTATGTAGAACTTGACTCATCCTACTCTGAGCAAAACGCCACTACTGATGATGGCTCTCTAGTAACAATTGGTGGTGACACTGTAAATTCATCTCTCGTGGGAAATTATACCGTCACCTATGACTCTACTGATTCAGCAGGAAATGATGCCACCCAAGTGAATAGGCTTGTAATTGTTCGTGACACTATTCCCCCAGTAATCACACTGAATGGTGCTAGTACAATAACACTAAGCATAAACTCTACATATAATGAGCAAAACGCCACTACTGATGATGGCTCTCCTATCGTTATTGGTGGTGACACTGTAAATACAGATACTGAAGGCAATTACACCATCACATACAACTCTGCTGATTCATCAGGCAATAATGCCACCCAAGTTAATAGAATTGTAATAATTTCTGATGCACCAGATGATACTCCCCCAGTAATCACACTAATTGGTAATGCTACTGTTTATGTAGAACTTGGCTCATCCTACTCTGAGCAAAACGCCACTACTGATGATGGTTCTCTAGTAACAATTGGTGGTGACACTGTAAATTCATCTCTCGTGGGAAATTATACCGTCACCTATGACTCTACTGATTCATCAGGAAATGATGCCACCCAAGTGAATAGGCTTGTAATTGTTCGTGACACTACTCCCCCAGTAATCACACTGAATGGCAATAGTATCATAACACTATTTGTTGGCGCTACATATAATGAGCAAAACGCCACTACTGATGATGGTTCTCCTATCGTTATTCGTGGTGACACTGTAGATACAAATACTGAAGGCAATTACACCATCACATACCACTCTACTGATTCATCAGGCAATAATGCCACCCAAGTTAATAGAACTGTAATAATTTCTGTACCAGATACTACTCCCCCAGTAATCACACTGAATGGTAATAATATCGTTTATGTAGAACTTGGCTCATCCTATTCTGAGCAAAACGCCACTACTGATGATGGTTCTCCTATCGTTATTCGTGGTGACACTGTAGATACAAATACTGAAGGCAATTACACCATCACATACCACTCTACTGATTCATCAGGCAATAATGCCACCCAAGTGAATAGAACTATAGTTGTTCGTGACACTACTCCACCAACAGTCGTTGGTACCCCGATTTATAATACTGTGACAAACACTCTAACCATTACATTTAGTGAAAATGTAACTATAACTGACTCATTAGAATTTGTTTTATCTGGTTCCAATAACTCTTTTGGTGTTATTAATTATACAAACAATCCTACTTTGGTTGTAACTTATCCTTCGGCTGTATCCCGATCTTACATTATAAATCAAGCAACTCTTAGCAATAATTTGACTCTTACTGGACTTGGCATCACAGATGCTGCAAATAATAGTCTAGTTGCTGTGATACTGGAATATACCACCTTATATTCACCAATCATCACACTGGATGGTAATGCTACTATTTACGTAGAGCAAGGCACATCCTACTCTGAACTGGGAGCTGCCACTCATGATGGCTCTACAATAGTCATTGGCGGTGACACTGTAAATCCTGATACCTTGGGCAACTATACCATCACATACGACTCTACGAATTCGGTAGGAGATGCTATCCAAGTGAATAGAACTGTAATTGTTCGTGACACTATTGCCCCAACAGTCGTTGGTACTCCAGTATATGATGCTCAAACACACACTCTATCCATTACATTTAGTGAAAATGTAAGTATAACTAATCCATCACAATTGCTTATAGGATTCGTTTTCCCTTCTAATATTAATTATACAAACAATCCTACTCTGGTTCTAACTTTTAACAGCACAGCCACCGAATCTATATTTAACGTTTTTATCGAGTCAGTTGATGGTACTCGGGTAACTATTAATGCAAATTCAATTGTAGATACTGCAAATAATGGTATACTTACTAATAACCCATCATTCAGTGTCCAAAACATCATTTCATCAGACGATCAGGTATTATCTCCTGCCACTATTCATGTGGACGCACCATTAATTCTCACACCTGAACATCAAAATGTTACTATCAATTATGTCGCTACTACTTTAAACACTACTAATATCACTGCAGGATTAACTGCCAAACTTGTATCTACTAATGTCATTACAGTCATGATACCTACTAGTACTATTATTACTCATGATGGTACTTGGGATTCGCAATTCCTTGCACCACGTACTGCTACTATTACTATACCCTCTACAACTGTAGGTCAGACTACTACTAGTCATGTAACGATTACAGCTATAACTTTGGGAGATGTAACAATTGATCTCAACCTAGGTGATACAGTTGCGTCTATTGTATTTGAAAATCAAGGTGGAAATAATCATAATATATATTATGTAAATACTATTGGCTCTACACCAACCCAGATATTATCCTGTGGTACTAGTAATATCGCAGAAATTAATACTCTTTTAACCACTACTTCCACAAACGAATGTTTTGTAGATGACAACACTCATGTAGCAATTTACACCACTCACCTATCCACCTTTGCTCTAACATCTTCCACCAGTACCACTAGTACTCAAGCACCTGCACCTATTCCATTTACTAGTAGTGGTGGTGGCAGTAGCTCAGGAGGAGGAGGTGGCAGCGCAAATCGTATATTCACTGGTGGTCAAGCCCCAATAATTGTAGAGGCTATTATTCACAAAGTATCTTGGGAAGTCACTGATGATAAAAAACTAGTTGAAATTATTGCTAGCCCATCATCTGATGATGCTTTTGTTACTATTAGTAGTTCCAAACTAGGGGTAATTGCAACTCAACTCTCCCTAACACAGCCCTACTCTGATAGAGCCGTCTATTTGGGTCTAGTGTCTTCTGATGAACGCTTAGTATCTGTAAAGGCTAGCGTATACTCTAATACTTTCTTTACAAGTGAAAAAAAATTAGTAGATGTTTCTCAACCCACAGGTTCCATCACTTTTGATTCTACATTACCTGTTGCATCTACCGGTACCATAATGGACAATAAAACCATAATGGACAATAAAACCATAAAGGATGATAAAACCATAAAGGATGATAAAACCATAAAGGATGATAAAACCATAAAGGATGATAAAACCATAAAGGATGATAAAACCATAAAGGATGATAAAACCATAAAGGATGATAAAACCATAAAGGATGATAAAACCATAAAGGATGATGACTCTACTACCACTCCTCCTGGTGAAGGTGGTTGTCTAATCGCAACAGCAGTATATGGAACTGAGCTTTCACAACAAGTACAAATGCTCAGAGAGATACGTGATACAACTTTAATGACTAGTCTACCTGGAATATCATTTATAACATCATTCAACCAAATCTATTACACCTTTTCACCTGTAATTGCAGATGCTGAGCGTGAAAACCCTCTACTGCGTGAAATAATTCAGACTATTCTGTATCCTCTACTCTCTAGTGTCTCTATAATGACGATGGCAGATGACTCGGAGAATAGTGTGTTGGCTTTGGGATTACTTGTAATTGCTATCAACTTGCTAATTTATGTTGGTCTACCAACATTGGCATTTGTTTATCTACATAAAAAAATTAAATCTGTCAAACTCGTATCTTAA
- a CDS encoding DUF5011 domain-containing protein, with product MGNYTVTYDSVDSAGNNATQVNRTIVVRDTTPPVITLNGASTITLSINSTYNEQNATTDDGSPIVIRGDTVDTNTVGNYTITYHSTDSSGNNATQVNRTVIISVPDTTPPVITLNGNNVVYVELDSSYSEQNATTDDGSPVTIGGDTVNSSLKGNYTVTYDSVDSAGNNATQVNRTIVVRDTTPPVITLNGASTITLSINSTYNEQNATTDDGSPVTIGGDTVNSSLKGNYTVTYNSVDSSGNNATQVNRTVIISVPDTTPPVITLIGNATVYVELDSSYSEQNATTNDNSPVTIGGDTVNSSLVGNYTVTYDSVDSAGNNATQVNRLVIVSDTIPPVITLNGNSTITLFVGATYNEQNATTDDNSPVTIGGDTVNSSLKGNYIVTYNSVDSAGNNATQVDRTVIISSTPDDTPPVITLIGNATVYVELDSFLL from the coding sequence GTGGGAAATTATACCGTCACCTATGACTCTGTTGATTCAGCAGGAAATAATGCCACCCAAGTGAATAGAACTATAGTTGTTCGTGACACTACTCCCCCAGTAATCACACTGAATGGTGCTAGTACAATAACACTAAGCATAAACTCTACATATAATGAGCAAAACGCCACTACTGATGATGGCTCTCCTATCGTTATTCGTGGTGACACTGTAGATACAAATACTGTAGGCAATTACACCATCACATACCACTCTACTGATTCATCAGGCAATAATGCCACCCAAGTTAATAGAACTGTAATAATTTCTGTACCAGATACTACTCCCCCAGTAATCACACTGAATGGTAATAATGTCGTTTATGTAGAACTTGACTCATCCTACTCTGAGCAAAACGCCACTACTGATGATGGCTCTCCAGTAACAATTGGTGGTGACACTGTAAATTCATCTCTCAAGGGAAATTATACCGTCACCTATGACTCTGTTGATTCAGCAGGAAATAATGCCACCCAAGTGAATAGAACTATAGTTGTTCGTGACACTACTCCCCCAGTAATCACACTGAATGGTGCTAGTACAATAACACTAAGCATAAACTCTACATATAATGAGCAAAACGCCACTACTGATGATGGCTCTCCAGTAACAATTGGTGGTGACACTGTAAATTCATCTCTCAAGGGAAATTATACCGTCACATACAACTCTGTTGATTCATCAGGCAATAATGCCACCCAAGTTAATAGAACTGTAATAATTTCTGTACCAGATACTACTCCCCCAGTAATCACACTAATTGGTAATGCTACTGTTTATGTAGAACTTGACTCATCCTACTCTGAGCAAAACGCCACGACTAATGATAACTCTCCAGTAACAATTGGTGGTGACACTGTAAATTCATCTCTCGTGGGAAATTATACCGTCACATATGACTCTGTTGATTCAGCAGGAAATAATGCCACCCAAGTGAATAGGCTTGTAATTGTTAGTGACACTATTCCCCCAGTAATCACACTGAATGGCAATAGTACCATAACACTATTTGTTGGCGCTACATATAATGAGCAAAACGCCACTACTGATGATAACTCTCCAGTAACAATTGGTGGTGACACTGTAAATTCATCTCTCAAGGGAAATTATATCGTCACATACAACTCTGTTGATTCAGCAGGAAATAATGCCACCCAAGTTGATAGAACTGTAATAATTTCTAGTACACCAGATGATACTCCCCCAGTAATCACACTAATTGGTAATGCTACTGTTTATGTAGAACTTGACTCATTCCTACTCTGA
- a CDS encoding LamG-like jellyroll fold domain-containing protein, with protein sequence MTVLWVSQLSNVSQTGQWAYFTVVHESSGTATIYKNGTSIDSGSVHTSLNVNRVSNYIGRSNWEGDSYFDGKFDEFRLSSTARSADWIATEYANQNSPSTFFTISAPEDRSVVITSAITNTQGDNIIITFNENIIYSVIPTTDFTLTGTSATIDGITSNSSSITLNLSRNLLSNEIITISYTKTSGGINSIQSTDITLENFVNQPVINNIPDTTPPVITLNGASTITLSINSTYNEQNATTDDGSPIVIRGDTVDTNTEGNYTITYHSTDSSGNNATQVNRIVIISDALDNTPPVITLNGNNVVYVELG encoded by the coding sequence ATGACAGTTCTTTGGGTGTCACAGCTGAGTAATGTTTCGCAGACAGGTCAATGGGCATACTTTACAGTTGTACATGAATCATCAGGTACCGCAACTATCTACAAAAATGGCACCTCAATTGATAGTGGTTCTGTGCATACATCTCTTAATGTGAATAGAGTATCAAACTATATCGGAAGATCCAATTGGGAAGGTGATTCCTACTTTGATGGCAAATTCGATGAATTCCGACTATCATCTACTGCTCGCTCTGCAGACTGGATTGCAACAGAGTATGCAAATCAAAATTCTCCTTCTACTTTCTTTACTATATCTGCACCTGAAGATAGAAGTGTAGTGATAACTTCTGCTATTACCAACACACAAGGTGATAACATTATAATTACTTTTAATGAAAACATTATCTATTCGGTTATTCCTACTACAGACTTTACTCTTACTGGTACATCTGCTACAATAGATGGCATAACATCAAACTCCTCTTCAATTACTCTGAATTTAAGCAGAAATCTCTTGTCAAATGAAATCATCACTATTTCATATACTAAAACTAGTGGTGGAATAAACTCTATTCAAAGTACAGACATAACACTAGAAAACTTTGTGAATCAACCTGTAATTAACAACATTCCAGATACTACTCCCCCAGTAATCACACTGAATGGTGCTAGTACAATAACACTAAGCATAAACTCTACATATAATGAGCAAAACGCCACTACTGATGATGGCTCTCCTATCGTTATTCGTGGTGACACTGTAGATACAAATACTGAAGGCAATTACACCATCACATACCACTCTACTGATTCATCAGGCAATAATGCCACCCAAGTTAATAGAATTGTAATAATTTCTGATGCACTAGATAATACTCCCCCAGTAATCACACTGAATGGTAATAATGTCGTTTATGTAGAACTTGGCTAA
- a CDS encoding DUF2341 domain-containing protein codes for MQHHYLTGSTDFNSNDLVSAQIGNGLNFDGVDNNTGDYLDLPDLEGSLFNNTDFTISAWANIDAFKSWARIVDFGNGHEQANIIFRAVQTISHLEYQIHNADNVQKVAAIDVLQIGQWAYLTVVHESSGAATIYKDGTSHDSRSLHTSNDVNRTSNYIGRANNPDHFYFDGKFDEFRLSSTARSADWIATEYANQNSPSTFFTISAPEDRRVVITSAITNTQGDNIIITFNENIIYSVIPTTDFTLTGTSATISGIISDSSSITLNLSRNLLSNEIITISYTKTSGGINSTQNTDITLESFVNQPVINNILDTIAPVITLNGASTITLSINSTYNEQNATTDDGSPIVIGGDTVDTNTVGNYTITYNSVDSSGNDAIQVNRTVVVQQTLDTSWNTRLQITIDSSQVIGNHENFTVLISINDTNLNSTTVQSAGQDIRFTTTDGTTLLEHEIESFTNNATTGTLVAWVRLPTLSSTSDTILYMYYNVSTASSIPYPDVWDSDYVIIYHMDQSTFGAQSTLDSSGNDCHATPLSTGSTDFNSSDLVSAQIGNGLNFDGVDNNHGDYLDLPDLASSLFYNTDFTISAWANIDVLKNWARIVDFGKGQANHNILFATPPGTTNLRYEMLRNDSSLGVTAE; via the coding sequence ATGCAACACCACTATCTGACAGGCTCTACTGACTTTAATTCTAATGATTTAGTATCTGCACAAATTGGTAATGGACTAAACTTTGATGGAGTAGACAACAACACCGGAGATTATCTTGATCTTCCAGACTTGGAAGGTAGTCTATTCAACAATACAGATTTTACCATCTCGGCATGGGCAAATATTGATGCCTTTAAAAGTTGGGCTAGAATCGTTGATTTTGGCAATGGTCATGAACAAGCCAATATTATATTTCGTGCCGTTCAAACTATATCGCATTTGGAATATCAAATACACAATGCTGATAACGTCCAGAAGGTAGCAGCTATAGATGTTTTGCAGATAGGTCAATGGGCATACCTTACAGTTGTACATGAATCATCAGGTGCAGCAACTATCTACAAAGATGGCACCTCACATGATAGTCGTTCTCTGCATACATCTAATGATGTGAATAGAACATCAAACTATATTGGAAGAGCCAATAATCCAGATCATTTCTACTTTGATGGCAAATTCGATGAATTCCGACTATCATCTACTGCTCGCTCTGCAGACTGGATTGCAACAGAGTATGCAAATCAAAACTCACCTTCTACTTTCTTTACTATATCTGCACCTGAAGATAGACGTGTAGTGATAACTTCTGCTATTACCAACACACAAGGTGATAATATTATAATTACTTTTAATGAAAACATTATCTATTCGGTTATTCCTACTACTGACTTTACTCTTACTGGTACATCTGCTACAATATCTGGAATTATATCTGATTCCTCTTCAATTACTCTGAATTTAAGCAGAAATCTCTTGTCAAATGAAATCATCACTATCTCATATACTAAAACTAGTGGTGGAATAAACTCTACTCAAAATACAGACATAACACTAGAAAGCTTTGTGAATCAACCTGTAATTAACAACATTTTAGATACTATTGCTCCAGTCATCACACTGAATGGTGCTAGTACAATAACACTAAGCATAAACTCTACATATAATGAGCAAAACGCCACTACTGATGATGGTTCTCCTATCGTCATTGGTGGTGACACTGTAGATACAAATACTGTAGGCAATTACACCATCACATACAACTCTGTTGATTCATCAGGTAATGATGCCATCCAAGTGAATAGAACTGTAGTTGTTCAACAAACACTAGACACCTCTTGGAACACAAGACTACAGATCACTATAGATTCATCTCAAGTAATTGGAAATCATGAAAATTTCACAGTTTTAATATCAATAAATGATACAAATCTCAATTCTACAACTGTTCAATCTGCTGGACAAGATATAAGATTCACTACTACTGATGGCACTACTCTCTTAGAGCATGAAATTGAATCATTTACTAATAATGCTACTACCGGTACCCTAGTAGCTTGGGTTCGTCTACCTACTTTGAGCAGTACCAGTGATACCATACTCTACATGTATTATAATGTCTCAACAGCGTCATCTATTCCATATCCTGATGTTTGGGATTCAGACTATGTAATAATTTATCACATGGATCAATCCACTTTTGGTGCACAATCTACACTAGACTCATCAGGGAATGATTGTCACGCAACACCACTATCTACAGGCTCTACTGACTTTAATTCTAGTGATTTAGTATCTGCACAAATTGGTAATGGACTAAACTTTGATGGAGTAGACAACAACCACGGAGATTATCTTGATCTTCCAGACTTGGCAAGTAGTCTATTCTACAATACAGACTTTACCATCTCGGCATGGGCAAATATTGATGTCCTTAAAAATTGGGCTAGAATCGTTGATTTTGGCAAGGGTCAGGCAAATCACAATATTCTATTTGCTACCCCTCCAGGTACCACGAATTTAAGATATGAAATGCTACGGAATGACAGTTCTTTGGGTGTCACAGCTGAGTAA
- a CDS encoding DUF2341 domain-containing protein — MQSVLPNGADIIFTSSDGFTILQHEIESFTNDATTGTLVSWVRLPTLSSTNDTILYMYYNVSSAATIIHDNVWDSDYEIIYHMDQSTFIANSTLDSSGNDCHATPLSDRLY, encoded by the coding sequence ATTCAGTCTGTTCTACCTAACGGAGCTGATATTATTTTCACTAGCAGTGATGGATTTACTATATTACAGCATGAAATTGAGTCATTTACTAATGATGCTACTACCGGTACTCTAGTATCTTGGGTTCGCCTACCTACTTTGAGCAGTACCAATGATACCATACTCTACATGTATTATAATGTCTCATCAGCGGCAACTATTATACATGATAATGTTTGGGATTCAGACTATGAAATAATTTATCACATGGATCAATCCACTTTTATTGCAAACTCTACCCTAGACTCATCAGGGAATGATTGTCATGCAACACCACTATCTGACAGGCTCTACTGA